GTTGTAGGCCGTTATCCGTTCATAGACGTAAATGTCACCATTCGGACGCTTTTCACGCCGCTCTCCAACGTGATTTTTCCCTGTTATTGGTTTAGACATGGATAAATTCCCTTTTAAAGTGTATGTATAGTATAATACGTGCATTATAAAAAGGCAAGAAAAAAGCACGGTTTTTCAATTAAATCCGTGCTTATCGATCGGTTTTAGGGTTTAAAGTGTACGCTTTATACGATTTTCAGGAGAATACAGGGCTAAACTAAAATCAAGCATTAAGCCTTCCATATATATACCTATCGGAGCTGGAGTTGTTTTTTTCTTGGTAATATTTATCAAAGATGACTTAAAGTTGGATCACAAAATGGTTGAAGCAACCTTTGCCTTAATGGCTATCTTGTTCATATTTTGTTTGCTATTGATCGGTGTCTGCACATATTTTTACAAAATTACTTTATATAATGATGGACTATCTTCATACAATCCATGGGAAAGTTTTAAGTGCTATCATATGAAATGGATTGATATGAAGTATTTAACCATTAAAAGTGTATTTGGATATAAATACTATTATATCACCTCATCTGATCAAAAAAAGTGTTTATGGGTGCCATGTAATATCAAAAACAAAGAGCAATTTATAAAAGACGTACGTAAGCGGTGTTTTAACCCCACTCAGCAAGGGACAGATTCAGAAATTTTTTCTTTTTTCACATTATAGGGGAGCAACGCTTGAAAATCATCATTTGTCATTGCCTCAGGCAGATACTGAAACAGGTACTTGAGATACCAGTACGGTTCCAGTCCATTGGATTTTGCAGTCTCTATCAAACTGTAAATTGCCGCACTCGCCTTTGCACCTTGAACCGTATCAGAAAACAGCCAGTTTTTACGACCGATGACAAAAGGCCGGATGGCATTTTCAACCAAATTGTTGTCCGGTCGAATGAACCCTTCAGTTGTGTATTGGACCAATCGGGGCCATTGGCCGATGGTATAATTGATCGCCTTGCCAAGCAGGCTTTTGGGAGGAACCTTGTTTACTCTTTCATCAAGCCACTTCTTAAACTCGGTAAGAATTGGAATCGCCTGGGATTGTCTCTTATTGTACAATTGTTTCGCAGAAAACCCTTGTTCCCGTGCTTCTTTTTCAATTTTATAAAGCTTGCTGATATACAACAATGCCGAACCGGCATTTCCGGAAGAATTTGCCTTGTTGCCAAGCGCTTTGGTTACCTCTTTAAACTTCCGACGAGCATGAACCCAGCACCCAACATGAACAATATCTTTTTTGGTATCCAGGAAATCATACCCAGCATATCCGTCCGTCTGGACGATGCCCTTAAAACCGTTCAAAAATGTTGAAACCACATCCCCAGACCTTGTCGGGTGATATTCGAACAGGATAATCGGCTTGTCTGGTGGTCCACCCCTGAAAATCCACATATAAGATTTGGATTTCCGTGGTCCCTTTAAAACTTGGAGAGGAGTTTCATCAATACCAATCATGGGGTTGGCCAGGATGTCGTCCTTCATCATGCCGATGATAATTTCACAGGCATCTGCCACCTTCATGCCCCATTTACACATGGTTGATCTGGCAAGCTCAATGCCGATTCTGGCAAACTGCTTTTCCTGGCGATAAAATGGCAGTGCATCTGCAAATTTGGCGGTCAGGATATGGGCAAGCAGTCCCGGAGTGGCAATACTTTTGGGAATAATCTGATCCGGCATCCTGGCAATAGATACGGTGGGGCCTTCATCTTCAACCCCCTCGCAATTTTTACAGGCGTATTTATACCGGATATTTCGAATCACCCGAACCTTGGCTGGGATATAATCAAGCTGCTCAGAGACTTCTTCACCGATCTTATCTTTCAAGCAGCCGCAATCGCATTTTCTGTCATTCTCACTGAGTTTATGAACAACATCGACACGGGGAAGATCTGCCGGCAGTGGTTTGCGGCCGCGTTTTTTGCGGGAATGCTCTGTAATGGTGACGGTATCATCTTCATTCAGAATCGGAAGATCAGGTTCCGGCATATCAAAAAGAGACATTTGCTCGCCATCTTTGGGCGTTTTTTCTGATTTGCGACCAAAAAGCCTGTCCTGGAGGGATTTAATCTGCTCTTGAAGAATTATGTTTTCATCAAACAAATTCAGAGCGATTTCTTTGACTTCATCCAGGCTTTCAGCATCTTTGAGAGTGTCTCTTGTCATGGGCTGTATATACCATAACCAAGGGTTTTTTCATAGTTTTTCGCCTAAAAAATCATAGAGTATTTTAGGGGTTTATGAGCCTGATTTATATTCAGTCCATCGACCAGCCAGGTCAGTTCCCGGCTTGTAATATTCATGACATCTTTTGGTGAATTCGGCCATTTGAACCGGTCTTTTTCAAGGCGCTTTTGCCACAGGCAAAAACCGTTTTTATCCCAGTATAAAATTTTTAAAATGGTTTGTGCCCGGTTGCAGAACACAAACAGGGATCCTGAAAATATATCCAACTGCATTCGTTCGCTTACGATAACGGAAAGGCCGTTAATCGCTTTGCGCATGTCAGTAGTACCCACAGCCAGATAGACTTTTGTGTCTGGTGAAAAGTTCATCATGAGATGGATCTCAAGGTTGCAAGAACCCTTTCAAGCGTCTCGCTGGTGAAACCGTCCGGGATTTCTATTTGTACACCCTGGCCAAGGTTCAACTTCAACCCGGTCGTATGAATATTGGCGGGTATCGGCAACTGGATAAATTCTACAGGAAGGTTTTGTCTTTTAAATTTTCTTTTCCAATATGTGAACCTGTCTTTGGACAGGTCATTGCGTCTGCAATATTCTGTCTGGGTCAGCCCTGATGTCGCCCAACGTTCGATGTTTGATTTCCAGTATCTGCTAAGTTTTTCATTTGTTGCTTTTCTTGATCTTGGCATGGGGTCGCCTCCTTTTAGTTTGGAGGCATTATATGGGCTCGCTGGGCGTGGCGGTAGATGGGGTTTAAATATCGCTTACGGAACACTCGCGTATTTTCATCCCTGTCGATTGTATATGAATTCGAAGCTCGGGCATGATATTGATTATGCGGCCCGCATGACATTGGAAACGATCTGGCAGAGTTTTGTTCGTAACGGTGGTTTTTATCATGAGTCTGCCTGGAATTGTTTTGGTCCCTATCTGACCTTGCAGTTAGCCCATGCTTTTCTGTTAATCGGTGACACGGCTCGGATGGATGCTTGTTTACAATGGACTATCGGCAATGCAGGATATTCGAAAGTTACGCGTAGTTCCTCCAATGGTGAGATGTGGGATGTAGTTCAGGGCGGCTGGAACGAACAACATTGTCATTCTATAGAGGCAAATTTCCAGTCATTTCCGGCAAGAGAGTGGTGGTATATGGGAGATATTCCCCATGGCTGGGCGTGTGCAGAGTTTATGATGCTTATGCGCGATATACTCTTTTTCGAGGCTGATGAGGATCAAGA
The DNA window shown above is from uncultured Desulfobacter sp. and carries:
- a CDS encoding IS66 family transposase — protein: MTRDTLKDAESLDEVKEIALNLFDENIILQEQIKSLQDRLFGRKSEKTPKDGEQMSLFDMPEPDLPILNEDDTVTITEHSRKKRGRKPLPADLPRVDVVHKLSENDRKCDCGCLKDKIGEEVSEQLDYIPAKVRVIRNIRYKYACKNCEGVEDEGPTVSIARMPDQIIPKSIATPGLLAHILTAKFADALPFYRQEKQFARIGIELARSTMCKWGMKVADACEIIIGMMKDDILANPMIGIDETPLQVLKGPRKSKSYMWIFRGGPPDKPIILFEYHPTRSGDVVSTFLNGFKGIVQTDGYAGYDFLDTKKDIVHVGCWVHARRKFKEVTKALGNKANSSGNAGSALLYISKLYKIEKEAREQGFSAKQLYNKRQSQAIPILTEFKKWLDERVNKVPPKSLLGKAINYTIGQWPRLVQYTTEGFIRPDNNLVENAIRPFVIGRKNWLFSDTVQGAKASAAIYSLIETAKSNGLEPYWYLKYLFQYLPEAMTNDDFQALLPYNVKKEKISESVPC
- the tnpB gene encoding IS66 family insertion sequence element accessory protein TnpB (TnpB, as the term is used for proteins encoded by IS66 family insertion elements, is considered an accessory protein, since TnpC, encoded by a neighboring gene, is a DDE family transposase.) is translated as MMNFSPDTKVYLAVGTTDMRKAINGLSVIVSERMQLDIFSGSLFVFCNRAQTILKILYWDKNGFCLWQKRLEKDRFKWPNSPKDVMNITSRELTWLVDGLNINQAHKPLKYSMIF
- a CDS encoding IS66 family insertion sequence element accessory protein TnpB; this encodes MPRSRKATNEKLSRYWKSNIERWATSGLTQTEYCRRNDLSKDRFTYWKRKFKRQNLPVEFIQLPIPANIHTTGLKLNLGQGVQIEIPDGFTSETLERVLATLRSIS